One region of Vigna angularis cultivar LongXiaoDou No.4 chromosome 10, ASM1680809v1, whole genome shotgun sequence genomic DNA includes:
- the LOC108335366 gene encoding peamaclein-like, which translates to MTKFIYVFILFLVMTFVTHIAYGGSEGSLTPKECPRKCDYRCSKTWVKKRCLTYCNLCCEKCLCVPSGTYGNKKECPCYNNWKSKNGKPKCP; encoded by the exons ATGACTAAATTTATATACGTCTTTATTCTCTTTCTTGTCATGACTTTTGTCACTCACATTGCTTAT GGTGGTAGCGAAGGATCTCTTACACCAAAAG AATGTCCAAGAAAATGTGACTATCGTTGTTCAAAGACTTGGGTTAAGAAGAGGTGTCTCACCTATTGTAATTTGTGTTGTGAAAAATGTTTATGTGTTCCGTCTGGAACTTACGGTAACAAGAAAGAATGTCCATGTTATAACAACTGGAAATCCAAAAATGGAAAACCAAAGTGCCCTTGA